A genome region from Penicillium psychrofluorescens genome assembly, chromosome: 3 includes the following:
- a CDS encoding uncharacterized protein (ID:PFLUO_005003-T1.cds;~source:funannotate): MSTAPDPKIQDLLNKPKAELTEYEVALVEEHELTAGPLSLLQTATRTHTQVLISCRNNRKLLARVKAFDRHCNMVLENVKEMWTEKPKGSKGKGVNKDRFVSKMFLRGDSVILVLLS, encoded by the exons atgtcgacAGCCCCGGACCCCAAGATCCA AGATCTGCTCAACAAGCCCAAGGCCGAGCTCAC GGAGTACGAAGTCGCTCTGGTCGAGGAGCATGAGCTCACCGCCGGCCCGCTGTCCCTTCTGCAGACCGCCACCCGCACGCACACCCAGGTCCTGATCTCCTGCCGGAACAACCGCAAGCTGTTGGCCCGCGTCAAGGCCTTTGACCGACACTGTAacatggtgctggagaatgtcaaGGAGATGTGGACTGAAAAGCCCAAGGGCAGCAAGGGGAAGGGTGTGAACAAGGATCGCTTCGTGAGCAAGAT GTTCCTGCGTGGCGACTCCGTTATCCTCGTCTTGCTTAGCTGA
- a CDS encoding uncharacterized protein (ID:PFLUO_005002-T1.cds;~source:funannotate) produces MQTKHFFSDPNHLVLTALHSITLTNPSLALDPTHKIVFRRPDAPRKAKKVSIVTGGGSGHEPAFAGYVGHGLCDASVAGTIFASPSAEQIRRAAMDRVPTNEGVFIIPMNYTGDVLNFGMATEKCRAAGINTEFFAINDDVGVGREKGGLVGRRGLCGGILILKMIGALAEAGGSLEEVYGLARQVNDNLVSLGSSLEHVHIPGRDVPEDTVQHGEVEIGMGIHNEPGSHRAKFELVGLVSIMLKQLLDQNDTDRNYITRKPEDKFVLLVNNLGGVSPLEMAGITDELYRQLERDYQVKPVRLIQGTFLTSLNGLGFSVSLLRLSDTGLGAGKSMLELLDAPAEAVGWSAPIPTSTWDNRSDAPVELKDSNLAEELPSNLKLDPAVVKKILGAGLKRVISVEPEVTRYDTIVGDGDCGVGLKRGAEAIQALLDNASPPLSDDIVNTVNRIVTVVENTMDGTSGAIYAIFLNALAHGLRAQDQSSAVPATTEVWAKALKHSINALSKYTPAKPGDRTLMDALVPFGDTLMETLDVRVAAAASQQGSESTKSMKASLGRAVYVGGEEEWLGKVPDPGAYGLSEFLTGLAEAVEK; encoded by the exons ATGCAGA CCAAACACTTTTTCTCCGACCCGAACCACCTGGTTCTAACTGCCCTCCACTCTATCACACTGACAAACCCGTCTTTGGCTTTGGACCCGACGCACAAGATCGTCTTCCGTCGCCCAGATGCTCcccgcaaggccaagaaggtgTCAATCGTCACTGGTGGTGGCTCCGGCCACGAGCCTGCCTTTGCGGGTTATGTCGGCCACGGTTTGTGTGACGCCTCGGTGGCAGGAACTATCTTCGCCTCTCCGTCCGCGGAGCAGATTCGCAGGGCCGCCATGGACCGCGTCCCCACCAATGAGGGCGTGTTCATCATTCCCATGAACTACACCGGCGATGTGTTGAACTTCGGTATGGCCACGGAGAAGTGCCGTGCCGCCGGCATTAACACCGAGTTCTTTGCCATCAATGACGATGTCGGTGTGGGCCGGGAGAAGGGTGGTTTGGTCGGCCGCCGTGGACTTTGCGGTGGCATTCTGATCCTTAAGATGATCGGAGCCTTGGCGGAGGCAGG TGGCTCGCTCGAGGAAGTATACGGCTTGGCTAGGCAGGTAAACGATAACTTGGTGTCGCTGGGCTCCTCCCTGGAGCATGTTCATATTCCCGGTCGTGATGTGCCCGAGGACACGgtccagcacggcgaggTTGAGATCGGCATGGGTATTCACAATGAGCCGGGCTCGCACCGGGCCAAATTCGAGCTAGTTGGACTGGTCTCAATCATGCTTAAGCAGCTGCTCGACCAAAACGACACCGACCGCAACTACATCACTCGTAAGCCCGAGGACAAGTTTGTCCTGCTCGTGAACAACCTCGGCGGTGTCAGCccgctggagatggccgGTATCACTGACGAGCTCTACCGCCAGCTGGAGCGCGACTACCAGGTCAAGCCGGTCCGTCTCATCCAGGGTACCTTCCTGACCAGCTTGAACGGCCTCGGCTTCAGTGTCTCGCTACTGAGGCTGTCCGACACCGGCCTGGGCGCTGGAAAGTCcatgctggagctgctggacgCGCCCGCTGAAGCTGTGGGTTGGTCCGCACCTATCCCTACCTCGACCTGGGATAATCGGTCCGACGCCCCTGTTGAGCTCAAAGACTCGAACCTGGCCGAAGAGTTGCCCAGCAACCTGAAGT TGGATCCTGCCGTTGTCAAGAAGATTCTCGGTGCCGGCCTGAAGCGCGTCATCAGCGTGGAACCCGAGGTTACCCGCTACGACACCATCGTAGGTGACGGTGACTGCGGCGTGGGTCTGAAGCGCGGTGCGGAAGCCATCCAGGCGCTTCTGGACAATGCCTCGCCCCCACTGAGCGATGACATCGTCAACACGGTGAACCGCATCGTGACCGTGGTCGAGAACACCATGGATGGCACCTCAGGCGCCATCTATGCCATCTTCCTGAACGCGCTGGCCCACGGCCTGCGCGCCCAAGACCAGAGCTCCGCCGTGCCGGCCACGACCGAGGTCTGGGCCAAAGCCCTGAAGCACTCCATCAACGCGCTGAGCAAGTATACCCCAGCCAAGCCCGGTGACCGCACCCTCATGGACGCCCTTGTCCCCTTCGGCGACACCCTAATGGAGACCCTCGACGTGCgcgttgccgccgccgcctcccAGCAGGGTAGCGAGTCCACCAAGAGCATGAAGGCCAGTTTGGGCCGCGCTGTGTatgttggcggcgaggaagagtGGCTCGGCAAGGTGCCTGACCCCGGCGCTTACGGTCTCAGCGAGTTCCTCACCGGTCTGGCTGAGGCGGTCGAGAAATGA
- a CDS encoding uncharacterized protein (ID:PFLUO_005001-T1.cds;~source:funannotate): protein MASNTNGHNLAVANEDDRDLAKLGYRSVLARGWGSFDNFACSFSALYCIGGIRVLFYIALSGGGPAAIWSSWVSGSILSIITAACLAEACSSYPAAGSIYYWAFRSWGGGRLGRLVSFLVAAWTLVAWTAFLASDSFGVANYLISEVVVFDPQASFPHATSDVRARAIAWAFSLLFLAIATALNFLPHRMYSWVFRAGVIVIVIDMLLNFIWLPIGVSKTYGFQSADFVFTSTYNGGDTSPGLNWVLSWYLVGSCLVGEDASGHVAEETISAKKAAAKGVFWATVASALCGFPIIVLFLFCMPDIETFYDTSAPQPFINMYSMALGRGHVVMTIISMLGAILNTSISLVAVSRLVFAVARDGVFPFSDVLSRVTKSKQPRNAVIFIAVISALLLCTQLPSQVAFSSLISTSAVGSIAAYSLVGLGRTFVTRKSFRPGFWDMGWFGLVAAIITFIWNGFLFAVLCSPQYSDSQIDKDSSLFNYAIVIMGGVTILALLEWWRKSKNEWFQHLKPIDSEYETDASVEAHGQPGAKPEAAAA from the exons ATGGCTTCGAACACGAACGGTCACAATCTGGCCGTGGCCAATGAAGACGATCGCGATCTAGCGAAGCTGGGTTACCGTTCTGTCCTAGCGCGTGGATGGGGCTCGTTCGATAACTTCGCCTGCTCGTTTTCTGCATTGTACTGCATCGGAGGTATCCGTGTGCTCTTCTACATCGCTCTGAGTGGAGGCGGTCCTGCTGCGAT ATGGAGCTCCTGGGTTTCGGGCAGCATCCTCTCGATCATCACTGCTGCCTGTCTCGCCGAGGCTTGTTCGAGCTATCCTGCGGCTGGGTCTATATACTATTGGGCATTCCGATCGTGGGGCGGTGGGCGCTTGGGACGGCTCGTCTCATTCCTGGTTGCGGCATGGACACTCGTGGCATGGACGGCCTTTCTCGCGAGTGATTCCTTCGGTGTGGCCAACTACCTGATCTCGGAGGTCGTTGTGTTCGACCCGCAGGCAAGCTTCCCCCACGCCACCTCGGATGTACGTGCTCGCGCCATCGCTTGGGCCTTTtccctgctcttcctcgccatcgcAACCGCCCTGAACTTCCTGCCCCACCGGATGTACTCGTGGGTGTTCCGCGCCGGCGTCATTGTCATTGTGATTGACATGCTCCTTAACTTCATCTGGTTGCCTATCGGCGTTTCGAAGACGTACGGATTCCAGTCCGCCGACTTTGTTTTCACTTCAACCTATAATGGCGGTGATACCAGTCCTGGCCTCAATTGGGTGCTCTCATGGTACTTGGTTGGCTCTTGTcttgtcggagaagatgcCTCCGGCCATGTAGCCGAGGAAACTATATCAGCTAAGAAGGCTGCGGCCAAGGGTGTTTTCTGGGCGACTGTCGCCTCGGCACTGTGTGGATTTCCGATTATTGTCCTGTTCTTGTTTTGCATGCCGGATATTGAAACGTTCTACGACACCAGCGCGCCTCAGCCGTTCATCAATATGTACTCAATGGCGCTCGGCCGGGGTCATGTTGTGATGACCATCATCTCAATGCTTGGGGCGATTCTAAACACCTCCATCTCACTGGTCGCGGTGTCACGactcgtcttcgccgtcgctcGTGATGGTGTCTTCCCATTCAGCGATGTCTTATCACGGGTTACGAAGTCCAAGCAACCTCGCAATGCAGTCATCTTCATTGCAGTAATTTCCGCGCTTCTGCTGTGCACCCAGTTACCGTCCCAGGTTGCCTTTTCCAGTCTGATCTCGACATCAGCCGTGGGTTCAATCGCAGCATACAGTCTCGTTGGCCTCGGTCGCACTTTCGTGACCCGCAAGTCATTCCGTCCTGGATTCTGGGATATGGGCTGGTTTGGTTTGGTGGCAGCCATCATAACATTTATCTGGAACGGGTTCTTGTTCGCAGTGCTTTGCTCCCCGCAGTACTCGGACAGTCAGATCGACAAGGACTCCAGCCTGTTCAATTATGCGATCGTCATCATGGGAGGCGTCACGATTCTCGCACTATTGGAGTGGTGGCGCAAATCGAAGAACGAGTGGTTCCAGCACCTGAAGCCTATCGACTCGGAATATGAAACAGATGCCTCGGTTGAAGCACATGGGCAACCGGGAGCAAAGCCTGAGGCTGCAGCGGCTTGA
- a CDS encoding uncharacterized protein (ID:PFLUO_005004-T1.cds;~source:funannotate) yields MRLKVLYTFDNENKTNCLARWPHVLDIQTAYLDEQTPVGVIELKTCIQAIVSASPELVAQLGKDYTVYAYDYSEYETPLVGQGMLSWVLASSSPTPDAPAHQSKTMVTGRVCKNPMGLFSKGAAHETLEVKLRLLPVPTVMQSEYLDSMQKYRELSNVIPHEFDAQSWTNFVRQNPGLLETAKGQQFERSLASMSHSGIDRFHQLLSEGSTPRDFSSFPAPNESVRSASPAQSYAPSRISTPGGTRPSSQHQSQKQGMPSSDIIRPSSSASMRDNDFQMQTYDLRRDSVQSGYGSGGEESVDPQPRKRAKVYQATWPGKSDMNIERQPSSLRVAASTAASVRIHRPTPVNPSLIAAVQQSNDEPVRPPTPISRPTDLRSRGRLPSSLLRESSITSTYTSPYCMSDDQPATDQTAHSPEESRYQGLFEPSFTMPSSPPIMDGRFPQRSSPVLPPLSLDPDSGFMSGGLDDLLDDDAATPLDDCRRTESHEIGQDKRPVRSAVQATSPASAIDGAANDLFLMSDGLKEQNRKDAQPSLPRPSTSGGSRPSSRASVRMAPKPLAPAPGPRSAAEQLTNAVPASDPVGPTHPPLQHSQTWAGPMSDFTIAETPAPPPEDSKVRSGAGAKRMKQVQARLDQAIRSGQVPPYCENCGSIETPTWRRAWSKEIVGNEDTAREMLKDSTMLFWQVMERDDNNDVSKFKVYKKSLMDADNDWAQILLCNPCGLWLHKFKTMRPENKWNKVPTGKRKRPSRSRRDGPLSQPCPATRTRSKAPSSRVGVSSPAPTEASSVPDGPTPCVDNDNDNDNDNDNDNDNDNDNDNDNDQEEYDADASPNKRRRANSVEPRRSIDTAENRWHEQDAMEALRRAIQSSPARNMEAKHVHLQTDNGDNLTPKPVRRMLFHNAHNEGPLKPLDASSINSINSCSPRRSPRIASRGEKRIDGKENVAPTPHDDLDGLFESPTLDFDLPTSPTPRRRNHRPSAFNDKFASVPCHSPTINKRRDGGLGLSTARLTAERLQRAQETHGSPLSTSRQNRSPSKQSRAHTPGIPTLVDDGLHSEAFGSIDGMIMDIFDTEGSFPLGNTKFGGENWADWLPEDYMSPVGSEEDAAHPSEDIFDAILSDPVGKEHMHDSEFNPFSFGDATVPDSGFFSSDALHHDPTTKLSAEEQSQHGSLQAASPAS; encoded by the exons ATGAGGC TCAAGGTTCTCTATACCTTCGACAATGAGAACAAGACCAATTGTCTTGCTCGGTGGCCTCATGTGCTGGACATCCAGACCGCTTACCTGGATGAACAAACCCCAGTGGGGGTCATTGAGCTAAAGACATGTATCCAAGCTATTGTGTCTGCGAG TCCCGAACTAGTGGCCCAGCTGGGCAAGGATTACACGGTATATGCTTACGACTACTCGGAATACGAAACCCCTCTGGTTGGGCAGGGGATGCTATCATGGGTTCTGgcttcatcctctccaacGCCTGATGCACCCGCACATCAATCCAAGACCATGGTCACCGGCCGCGTGTGCAAGAACCCCATGGGTCTCTTTTCGAAGGGTGCTGCCCATGAGACACTAGAGGTTAAGCTGCGGCTTTTGCCTGTTCCGACCGTTATGCAGAGCGAATATCTGGACAGCATGCAAAAATACCGAGAACTGAGCAACGTCATCCCACACGAGTTCGATGCGCAATCGTGGACAAATTTTGTCCGTCAAAACCCGGGTCTGTTGGAAACTGCCAAGGGCCAGCAATTTGAACGCTCCCTGGCCTCAATGAGTCATTCTGGGATCGATCGGTTTCACCAGCTCTTGAGCGAAGGGTCTACACCTCGCGATTTCTCTAGCTTTCCAGCCCCGAACGAGTCGGTCCGATCCGCGTCGCCTGCTCAATCATATGCTCCGAGCCGAATCTCGACGCCTGGCGGGACTCGGCCATCAAGTCAGCACCAATCACAGAAGCAGGGCATGCCTTCGAGCGACATCATCCGGCCATCGTCGAGTGCCTCCATGCGGGACAATGACTTTCAGATGCAAACATACGATTTGCGGAGAGACTCGGTGCAATCTGGTTatggcagcggtggtgaAGAGTCTGTCGATCCTCAGCCACGGAAGAGAGCCAAGGTGTATCAAGCGACCTGGCCTGGCAAGTCGGACATGAATATCGAAAGACAACCAAGTTCACTGCGGGTGGCTGCCAGTACAGCGGCTTCCGTGCGAATCCACCGTCCGACCCCCGTGAATCCTTCCCTTATAGCTGCCGTTCAGCAGTCGAACGACGAGCCTGTGCGGCCGCCAACTCCAATCTCTCGGCCTACTGATCTGCGAAGTCGAGGTCGACTTCCTTCCAGTTTGCTACGGGAGTCATCGATAACCAGTACATATACATCGCCGTATTGTATGAGTGATGACCAACCTGCAACGGATCAGACGGCCCATTCGCCGGAGGAGTCTCGGTATCAGGGTCTCTTTGAGCCATCGTTCACAATGCCGTCGTCACCCCCAATCATGGACGGTCGATTCCCGCAAAGGTCCAGTCCCGTATTGCCACCCCTTTCCCTGGATCCCGACTCTGGTTTCATGAGCGGCGGTCTGGACGATCTTCtagatgatgatgctgctACTCCCCTGGATGACTGCAGAAGAACAGAATCTCATGAGATCGGGCAAGACAAGCGCCCCGTACGGTCTGCAGTACAGGCCACCTCGCCGGCCAGTGCGATTGATGGAGCTGCCAACGACCTATTCCTGATGAGCGATGGGCTAAAAGAGCAGAATCGAAAGGACGCACAGCCTTCCCTGCCTCGTCCATCCACGTCAGGCGGATCCAGGCCCTCTTCCCGAGCCAGTGTCCGAATGGCACCTAAGCCCCTGGCACCAGCTCCGGGACCGCGAAGTGCAGCCGAACAATTGACGAATGCAGTCCCCGCTAGCGACCCCGTCGGACCCacgcatcctcctctccagcATTCTCAAACCTGGGCTGGTCCTATGAGTGACTTCACCATTGCAGAAACCCCGGCACCGCCGCCCGAGGATAGCAAAGTCCGGAGCGGCGCTGGGGCCAAGCGCATGAAACAAGTGCAGGCACGTTTAGACCAAGCCATTCGCTCTGGGCAGGTTCCACCCTACTGTGAGAATTGTGGATCGATCGAAACTCCTACATGGCGCCGGGCTTGGTCGAAGGAAATCGTCGGCAATGAAGATACCGCACGTGAGATGTTAAAGGACTCTACGATGCTTTTCTGGCAAGTTATGGAGCGAGACGACAACAATGATGTCTCGAAGTTCAAGGTCTACAAGAAGAGTCTTATGGATGCCGACAACGATTGGGCGCAGATCCTCCTCTGCAATC CTTGTGGCCTCTGGCTTCACAAATTCAAGACCATGCGTCCAGAAAACAAGTGGAACAAGGTTCCTActgggaagaggaagcgTCCTTCGAGGAGCCGCAGAGATGGCCCATTGTCACAACCTTGCCCGGCCACCAGGACGCGCAGCAAAGCCCCGTCAAGCAGAGTCGGGGTATCATCTCCGGCTCCCACCGAAGCCTCTTCCGTGCCTGATGGACCTACTCCTTGTGTGGACAACGAtaacgacaacgacaacgacaacgacaacgacaacgacaacgacaacgacaacgacaacgacaacgatCAGGAGGAGTATGACGCGGACGCATCCCCTAACAAACGCCGTCGTGCCAATAGCGTTGAGCCTCGACGATCAATCGATACTGCGGAGAACCGCTGGCATGAGCAAGACGCCATGGAGGCACTTCGGCGGGCCATCCAATCCAGTCCGGCGAGGAATATGGAGGCCAAGCATGTTCACCTGCAGACGGACAACGGCGACAACCTGACGCCCAAACCTGTGCGCAGGATGCTTTTCCACAATGCTCACAACGAGGGACCACTGAAGCCGCTAGATGCTTCGtcgatcaacagcatcaATAGCTGCTCTCCGCGACGCAGCCCTCGAATTGCCTCGCGGGGAGAGAAGCGAATTGATGGAAAGGAGAACGTGGCTCCAACGCCGCACGACGATCTTGATGGTCTCTTCGAGAGCCCGACATTGGATTTCGACCTACCTACAAGTCCGACGCCTCGTCGACGCAATCATCGTCCTTCTGCTTTTAACGACAAATTTGCTTCGGTGCCTTGTCACTCGCCAACTATCAACAAGCGTCGGGACGGTGGCTTGGGCCTGTCCACGGCCCGTCTTACTGCGGAGCGGCTGCAACGTGCACAGGAAACCCACGGAAGCCCCCTGTCAACGTCAAGACAGAACCGGTCTCCCAGCAAGCAATCTCGCGCTCATACCCCCGGTATTCCCACCTTGGTTGACGATGGCCTGCATTCTGAGGCATTTGGATCCATCGATGGCATGATCATGGATATCTTCGATACCGAAGGCTCCTTTCCGCTGGGGAACACGAAATTCGGCGGCGAAAACTGGGCGGACTGGCTGCCAGAGGACTACATGTCTCCTGTCGGGTCAGAAGAGGATGCTGCCCATCCTTCAGAAGATATCTTCGACGCGATCTTGTCCGATCCTGTGGGCAAGGAACACATGCACGACTCCGAGTTCAACCCTTTTAGCTTTGGCGACGCCACCGTTCCCGACTCGGGCTTTTTCAGTTCTGATGCCCTTCACCACGATCCTACTACCAAACTCTCTGCTGAGGAGCAGTCACAACATGGCAGCCTGCAAGCAGCGTCGCCTGCTTCATAA